In a genomic window of Pseudomonas putida:
- a CDS encoding RNA polymerase sigma factor — MFAPANSAQASSDEALLARYREGDGAAFEILYTRHRQGLYRFLLGLSGSAERAEEVYQDTWLSLIRSESQPQGRATFRTWLYQIARNRLIDHWRKHGVHQPLHDSYDEQAHALTDESTDPEQLLSLSRDSQRLDAALQNLPADQREVFLLRAYSDLDLPQIATLTETPLETVKSRLRYAQQKLRRLLAEEVLT, encoded by the coding sequence CTGTTCGCACCTGCCAACAGCGCCCAGGCCAGTAGCGACGAAGCGCTGCTGGCCCGTTATCGCGAGGGCGACGGCGCGGCGTTCGAGATTCTGTACACGCGCCATCGCCAAGGCCTGTACCGCTTTTTACTGGGGCTCAGCGGCAGCGCGGAACGGGCCGAGGAGGTGTACCAGGACACTTGGTTGAGCCTCATCCGCAGCGAAAGTCAGCCACAGGGCAGGGCGACATTTCGTACGTGGCTGTACCAGATTGCCCGCAACCGTCTGATCGATCACTGGCGCAAGCACGGAGTCCATCAACCGCTGCACGACAGCTACGACGAACAGGCCCACGCCCTGACCGACGAATCCACCGATCCCGAACAACTGCTGAGCCTGAGCCGCGACAGTCAGCGCCTCGACGCCGCCCTGCAAAACCTGCCCGCCGACCAGCGCGAAGTGTTCCTGCTGCGCGCCTACAGTGATCTGGACCTGCCGCAGATCGCCACCCTCACCGAAACACCGCTGGAAACGGTCAAGAGCCGCCTGCGTTACGCCCAGCAAAAACTGCGTCGGCTGCTGGCCGAGGAGGTACTGACATGA
- a CDS encoding vWA domain-containing protein yields the protein MFSPLPSLPLHYLRPAAQGFAAGLLLAVAGCGVSSKPESAAVPAQSELKAEALVRHEALMADSVAGAGAVTKRSAPMATFAPMPAGEAYPQGYRDEQREKYQTLVDNPIHSVAEAPVSTFSADVDTGAYANVRRLLNQGRLPPEGAVRLEEMVNYFPYDYALPTDGSPFGVTTELAASPWNPHTRLLRIGIKASDRAVAQLAPANLVFLVDVSGSMDRREGLPLVKSTLKLLVDQLREQDRVSLVVYAGESRVVLEPTSGREKAKIRTAIDQLTAGGSTAGASGIELAYQQAQRAFIPKGINRVLLATDGDFNVGISDFDSLKQMAVDKRKTGVSLTTLGFGVDNYNEQLMEQLADAGDGNYAYIDNLREARKVLVDQLGSTLATVAKNVKLQVEFNPAQVSEYRLLGYENRALKREDFSNDKVDAGEIGAGHTVTALYEIVPAGEKGWLEPLRYGKRSDSVAGKNGEMAMLRVRYQLPEGGNSRLIERPITDSVKPASDDLRFAAAVAAFSQQLKDGRYTGEFSLKDTEALARGARGEDRFGLRGEFVQLVELAQSLRTTTASNPTDTARRIE from the coding sequence ATGTTTTCCCCTCTGCCGTCCCTTCCCCTGCATTACCTGCGCCCGGCCGCCCAGGGTTTCGCCGCCGGCTTGCTGCTGGCTGTTGCCGGTTGTGGTGTTTCATCCAAACCCGAGTCTGCGGCGGTGCCGGCGCAGTCCGAGTTGAAAGCCGAAGCCTTGGTGCGACACGAAGCACTCATGGCCGATTCGGTGGCGGGCGCTGGCGCGGTGACCAAGCGCAGCGCGCCGATGGCAACTTTCGCGCCGATGCCTGCCGGCGAAGCTTATCCACAGGGCTATCGCGATGAGCAGCGGGAGAAGTATCAAACGCTTGTGGATAACCCTATCCACAGCGTCGCCGAAGCCCCCGTTTCGACCTTCAGCGCCGATGTCGATACCGGCGCCTACGCCAACGTCCGCCGCTTGCTCAACCAGGGGCGCCTGCCACCGGAGGGGGCGGTGCGGCTGGAGGAGATGGTCAATTACTTCCCCTACGACTACGCCTTGCCCACCGATGGCTCGCCTTTCGGTGTAACCACCGAGCTGGCGGCCTCGCCGTGGAACCCGCACACCCGCTTGCTGCGCATCGGCATCAAGGCGTCGGACCGTGCAGTGGCGCAGCTGGCACCGGCGAACCTGGTGTTTCTGGTGGACGTGTCCGGCTCGATGGACCGCCGAGAAGGCTTGCCGCTGGTCAAAAGCACGCTGAAATTGCTGGTCGATCAACTGCGTGAACAGGACCGGGTGTCGCTGGTGGTCTACGCCGGCGAATCCCGCGTGGTACTGGAGCCAACTTCCGGGCGCGAAAAAGCGAAAATCCGTACCGCCATCGACCAATTGACCGCAGGTGGCTCCACCGCCGGCGCCTCGGGCATCGAACTGGCTTATCAACAGGCGCAACGGGCGTTTATCCCCAAGGGGATCAACCGCGTGCTGCTGGCGACTGACGGTGACTTCAACGTCGGCATCAGCGACTTCGACAGCCTCAAGCAAATGGCTGTGGATAAACGCAAGACCGGCGTTTCCCTGACCACCCTGGGTTTTGGTGTGGATAACTACAATGAGCAGTTGATGGAGCAATTGGCCGATGCCGGCGATGGCAACTACGCCTACATCGACAACCTGCGCGAGGCCCGCAAAGTGCTGGTGGATCAACTCGGCTCGACCCTCGCCACCGTGGCCAAAAACGTCAAGCTGCAGGTGGAGTTCAATCCGGCGCAGGTCAGTGAATACCGGCTGCTGGGCTATGAAAACCGCGCACTCAAGCGTGAGGATTTCAGTAACGACAAGGTCGATGCCGGTGAAATCGGTGCAGGACACACGGTGACGGCCTTGTACGAAATTGTTCCCGCGGGCGAGAAGGGTTGGCTGGAACCGCTGCGTTATGGGAAGCGGTCTGATTCAGTTGCCGGTAAGAATGGGGAAATGGCGATGCTGCGTGTGCGTTACCAACTGCCGGAGGGCGGGAACAGTCGCCTGATCGAGCGGCCCATCACCGATAGCGTGAAACCGGCCAGTGACGATCTGCGCTTTGCCGCCGCCGTGGCCGCGTTTTCCCAGCAGCTCAAGGACGGCCGCTACACCGGCGAATTCAGCCTCAAGGACACCGAAGCGCTGGCCCGTGGCGCACGGGGAGAAGACCGATTCGGCCTGCGCGGCGAGTTCGTGCAATTGGTGGAACTGGCGCAGAGCCTGCGCACCACCACGGCGTCGAATCCGACAGACACTGCACGACGGATTGAATAG
- a CDS encoding Gfo/Idh/MocA family protein, giving the protein MKKIPIGVIGAGLIGRTHIERAMAADNVELVGIADPSPEAQALAATLGVPWFEHYGTMLQVAKPRGVVVATPNVTHADVAVDCLAHKVAVLVEKPIADTLENARRICAAAAAHGVPALVGHQRRYNPIMRQAKSIVEAGLLGRPVSATALCTWLKPDEYFETSWRRQAGGGPVLINLIHDIDLLRFLFGEIESLQAITSNSVRRFEVEDTAAVMLRFRNGALGTVSVSDTTAAPWNWDLSAGEAERFPRQDDVNSHFFSGTEGSLTLPRLELWRYRDHPGWHDAITVERAVPHIGCPYAEQIRHFCAVIEGTEQPVCSAEDGLRTLEATLAVHEAARSGGTVQLDGDTSWGA; this is encoded by the coding sequence ATGAAAAAAATCCCGATCGGCGTCATTGGTGCAGGGTTAATCGGCAGGACGCACATCGAGCGCGCCATGGCGGCCGACAATGTGGAATTGGTGGGCATCGCCGACCCATCGCCCGAGGCACAGGCATTGGCTGCCACCCTGGGCGTCCCGTGGTTCGAGCACTACGGCACGATGCTGCAAGTGGCGAAACCGCGTGGTGTGGTGGTCGCGACGCCCAACGTCACTCATGCCGATGTGGCCGTCGATTGCCTTGCGCATAAGGTGGCCGTGCTGGTGGAAAAGCCGATCGCCGATACCCTGGAAAACGCCCGGCGAATCTGTGCCGCTGCTGCCGCTCACGGTGTTCCGGCACTGGTCGGTCACCAGCGTCGTTACAACCCGATCATGCGACAGGCCAAGTCGATCGTGGAGGCTGGTCTGCTCGGGCGTCCGGTCAGCGCCACCGCGCTCTGCACCTGGCTCAAGCCGGATGAGTATTTTGAAACTTCGTGGCGTCGACAGGCCGGTGGCGGACCGGTGCTGATCAACCTGATTCACGACATCGACCTGCTGCGTTTTCTCTTTGGTGAGATCGAAAGCCTGCAAGCGATCACATCGAACAGCGTTCGCCGCTTCGAAGTAGAAGACACGGCCGCCGTGATGCTGCGATTCCGCAACGGCGCGCTCGGCACCGTGTCGGTCTCTGATACCACCGCAGCGCCGTGGAACTGGGATTTGTCGGCGGGCGAGGCTGAACGTTTCCCGCGACAGGACGACGTCAACTCGCACTTTTTCTCCGGCACTGAAGGTTCCCTCACGCTGCCGCGCCTGGAGCTTTGGCGTTATCGCGACCATCCGGGTTGGCATGACGCGATCACGGTCGAGCGTGCCGTGCCGCATATCGGTTGCCCGTACGCCGAGCAGATTCGCCACTTCTGTGCAGTGATTGAAGGGACGGAACAACCGGTGTGCTCCGCCGAGGACGGCTTGCGCACTCTGGAAGCAACCTTGGCGGTGCATGAGGCCGCTCGTTCCGGCGGCACCGTGCAATTGGACGGTGACACATCATGGGGCGCCTGA